From one Lycorma delicatula isolate Av1 chromosome 2, ASM4794821v1, whole genome shotgun sequence genomic stretch:
- the LOC142318967 gene encoding uncharacterized protein LOC142318967 isoform X3: MDMVHFRIYNLRKSLDMAKDKFTGLTQEQNIATNGLESQIQGLNLSLRENISSETALESKENKLADLESKLEEIKIKLQNIQHEIKYDDTEDDNSNSLKGDDLIQELEIKKKEIEKLNLELKKRTHNLQELVNKELWSKNREIEKLNKLCDRFQIEIKELKEQLNSNNEQVSFTHEKFNNSETCKIQINNYEVTNGHNSPPCLSDDKELFQEYQLLHFQEKKKILEQKVEELEGRLQNMSETDNNILIEKLKSDLIQAKQELETSEKFRKEIVSACSLLTNGMQELADLLDSLLPSIGDNKHTIVQHAVQRSRELSRSFSSASDDLNLWKRLQSNLYRPLLLGLSKTDFGNEDDILSLKQATL; encoded by the exons aATTTAAGAAAGAGCTTGGATATGGCAAAAGATAAGTTTACTGGTCTGACCCAAGAACAAAATATTGCAACAAATGGTTTGGAATCACAAATACAG GGTTTAAATTTGTCACTTAGGGAGAATATCAGCTCAGAAACAGCATTGGAGAGTAAGGAAAATAAACTAGCAGATTTAGAATCTAAactggaagaaattaaaattaaactccaAAATATACAACACGAAATCAAATATGATGATACTGAAGATGataattcaaattctttaaaagGAGATGATCTGATTCAAgaacttgaaataaagaaaaaagagatagaaaagttaaatttagaattaaaaaaacgcACTCATAATTTGCAAGAATTAGTAAATAAAGAACTCTGGAGTAAAAACAGAGAAATtgaaaaacttaacaaattatGTGACCgttttcaaattgaaattaagGAATTAAAAGAACAGTTGAATTCAAACAATGAGCAAGTTTCCTTTactcatgaaaaatttaataattcagagACATGCAAAATACAAATCAATAATTATGAGGTTACAAATGGCCATAATAGTCCCCCATGTTTGAGTGATGACAAAGAACTATTTCAAGAGTATCAACTATTGCACtttcaggaaaagaaaaaaattttagaacaaaaGGTTGAAGAACTTGAAGGGCGTTTACAAAACATGTCTGAAACTGACAATAATATCCttattgaaaaacttaaaagTGATTTAATTCAAGCAAAACAAGAACTAGAGACTTCTGAGAAATTTCGGAAAGAAATTGTTTCTGCTTGTTCACTTTTAACAAATGGAATGCAGGAACTTGCAGATCTTCTCGATTCTTTGTTACCATCGATCGGAGATAATAAGCATACTATTGTTCAGCACGCTGTTCAACGTAGTCGTGAATTATCAAGATCATTTTCCAGTGCATCTGATGATCTAAATTTATGGAAAAGACTTCAGTCTAATTTGTATAGACCTTTGCTTTTAGGCTTATCTAAAACTGATTTtggaaatgaggatgatatcctATCTTTAAAGCAAGCTACATTGTAG
- the LOC142318967 gene encoding uncharacterized protein LOC142318967 isoform X1, translating into MYSDISLNKSEPDLRSRRLIENLRKSLDMAKDKFTGLTQEQNIATNGLESQIQGLNLSLRENISSETALESKENKLADLESKLEEIKIKLQNIQHEIKYDDTEDDNSNSLKGDDLIQELEIKKKEIEKLNLELKKRTHNLQELVNKELWSKNREIEKLNKLCDRFQIEIKELKEQLNSNNEQVSFTHEKFNNSETCKIQINNYEVTNGHNSPPCLSDDKELFQEYQLLHFQEKKKILEQKVEELEGRLQNMSETDNNILIEKLKSDLIQAKQELETSEKFRKEIVSACSLLTNGMQELADLLDSLLPSIGDNKHTIVQHAVQRSRELSRSFSSASDDLNLWKRLQSNLYRPLLLGLSKTDFGNEDDILSLKQATL; encoded by the exons aATTTAAGAAAGAGCTTGGATATGGCAAAAGATAAGTTTACTGGTCTGACCCAAGAACAAAATATTGCAACAAATGGTTTGGAATCACAAATACAG GGTTTAAATTTGTCACTTAGGGAGAATATCAGCTCAGAAACAGCATTGGAGAGTAAGGAAAATAAACTAGCAGATTTAGAATCTAAactggaagaaattaaaattaaactccaAAATATACAACACGAAATCAAATATGATGATACTGAAGATGataattcaaattctttaaaagGAGATGATCTGATTCAAgaacttgaaataaagaaaaaagagatagaaaagttaaatttagaattaaaaaaacgcACTCATAATTTGCAAGAATTAGTAAATAAAGAACTCTGGAGTAAAAACAGAGAAATtgaaaaacttaacaaattatGTGACCgttttcaaattgaaattaagGAATTAAAAGAACAGTTGAATTCAAACAATGAGCAAGTTTCCTTTactcatgaaaaatttaataattcagagACATGCAAAATACAAATCAATAATTATGAGGTTACAAATGGCCATAATAGTCCCCCATGTTTGAGTGATGACAAAGAACTATTTCAAGAGTATCAACTATTGCACtttcaggaaaagaaaaaaattttagaacaaaaGGTTGAAGAACTTGAAGGGCGTTTACAAAACATGTCTGAAACTGACAATAATATCCttattgaaaaacttaaaagTGATTTAATTCAAGCAAAACAAGAACTAGAGACTTCTGAGAAATTTCGGAAAGAAATTGTTTCTGCTTGTTCACTTTTAACAAATGGAATGCAGGAACTTGCAGATCTTCTCGATTCTTTGTTACCATCGATCGGAGATAATAAGCATACTATTGTTCAGCACGCTGTTCAACGTAGTCGTGAATTATCAAGATCATTTTCCAGTGCATCTGATGATCTAAATTTATGGAAAAGACTTCAGTCTAATTTGTATAGACCTTTGCTTTTAGGCTTATCTAAAACTGATTTtggaaatgaggatgatatcctATCTTTAAAGCAAGCTACATTGTAG
- the LOC142318967 gene encoding uncharacterized protein LOC142318967 isoform X2, with amino-acid sequence MAKDKFTGLTQEQNIATNGLESQIQGLNLSLRENISSETALESKENKLADLESKLEEIKIKLQNIQHEIKYDDTEDDNSNSLKGDDLIQELEIKKKEIEKLNLELKKRTHNLQELVNKELWSKNREIEKLNKLCDRFQIEIKELKEQLNSNNEQVSFTHEKFNNSETCKIQINNYEVTNGHNSPPCLSDDKELFQEYQLLHFQEKKKILEQKVEELEGRLQNMSETDNNILIEKLKSDLIQAKQELETSEKFRKEIVSACSLLTNGMQELADLLDSLLPSIGDNKHTIVQHAVQRSRELSRSFSSASDDLNLWKRLQSNLYRPLLLGLSKTDFGNEDDILSLKQATL; translated from the exons ATGGCAAAAGATAAGTTTACTGGTCTGACCCAAGAACAAAATATTGCAACAAATGGTTTGGAATCACAAATACAG GGTTTAAATTTGTCACTTAGGGAGAATATCAGCTCAGAAACAGCATTGGAGAGTAAGGAAAATAAACTAGCAGATTTAGAATCTAAactggaagaaattaaaattaaactccaAAATATACAACACGAAATCAAATATGATGATACTGAAGATGataattcaaattctttaaaagGAGATGATCTGATTCAAgaacttgaaataaagaaaaaagagatagaaaagttaaatttagaattaaaaaaacgcACTCATAATTTGCAAGAATTAGTAAATAAAGAACTCTGGAGTAAAAACAGAGAAATtgaaaaacttaacaaattatGTGACCgttttcaaattgaaattaagGAATTAAAAGAACAGTTGAATTCAAACAATGAGCAAGTTTCCTTTactcatgaaaaatttaataattcagagACATGCAAAATACAAATCAATAATTATGAGGTTACAAATGGCCATAATAGTCCCCCATGTTTGAGTGATGACAAAGAACTATTTCAAGAGTATCAACTATTGCACtttcaggaaaagaaaaaaattttagaacaaaaGGTTGAAGAACTTGAAGGGCGTTTACAAAACATGTCTGAAACTGACAATAATATCCttattgaaaaacttaaaagTGATTTAATTCAAGCAAAACAAGAACTAGAGACTTCTGAGAAATTTCGGAAAGAAATTGTTTCTGCTTGTTCACTTTTAACAAATGGAATGCAGGAACTTGCAGATCTTCTCGATTCTTTGTTACCATCGATCGGAGATAATAAGCATACTATTGTTCAGCACGCTGTTCAACGTAGTCGTGAATTATCAAGATCATTTTCCAGTGCATCTGATGATCTAAATTTATGGAAAAGACTTCAGTCTAATTTGTATAGACCTTTGCTTTTAGGCTTATCTAAAACTGATTTtggaaatgaggatgatatcctATCTTTAAAGCAAGCTACATTGTAG